The proteins below are encoded in one region of Streptomyces roseirectus:
- a CDS encoding extracellular solute-binding protein, with protein MPNTKRRRLVATAIAVTLGATALAACGSSDGDGGSESSGPVSLTYWTWTPGMDKVVKLWNDGPGKADQIKVTAQKQASGDDLVAKILTAHKAGNAPDLVQAEYQALPTLVSNDVLADISKNVGDAKSKFADGVWQQTTLGTDAVYALPQDVAPMMFYYREDLFKQYGLTVPTTWDQFAETARALKKKSPDTDLTTFSANDSGLFAGLAQQAGAKWWTTSGDKWKVAIDDPATKKVASFWGGLVKEGAIDNQPMYTPAWNKALDTGKQIAWVSAVWAPGTLSSAAPSTKGKWAVAPLPQWTSSGSVTGSWGGSSTGVTNDSKHKTAAAKFATWLNTNGDALNALAKEGGIYPASTSAQLSGAFTRPPEYFTNQPDFYKIAANVAKTTAPSAWGPNVNVAYTTFKDAFATAAKNKSDFTAALAKMQADTVADMKKQGFEVSE; from the coding sequence ATGCCGAACACGAAGCGCCGTCGCCTCGTGGCCACCGCCATCGCCGTCACCCTCGGCGCCACCGCGCTCGCCGCGTGCGGGTCGTCCGACGGCGACGGTGGGTCCGAGTCCTCCGGTCCGGTCTCGCTGACGTACTGGACCTGGACGCCCGGCATGGACAAGGTCGTCAAACTCTGGAACGACGGCCCCGGCAAGGCCGACCAGATCAAGGTCACCGCCCAGAAGCAGGCGTCCGGTGACGACCTGGTCGCCAAGATCCTCACCGCGCACAAGGCGGGCAACGCCCCCGACCTGGTGCAGGCCGAGTACCAGGCGCTGCCCACGCTGGTCTCCAACGACGTCCTCGCCGACATCTCCAAGAACGTCGGCGACGCCAAGTCCAAGTTCGCCGACGGCGTCTGGCAGCAGACCACGCTGGGCACGGACGCCGTCTACGCGCTCCCCCAGGACGTCGCGCCGATGATGTTCTACTACCGCGAGGACCTGTTCAAGCAGTACGGCCTGACCGTCCCCACCACCTGGGACCAGTTCGCCGAGACGGCCCGCGCGCTGAAGAAGAAGTCCCCGGACACCGACCTGACGACGTTCTCCGCGAACGACTCCGGCCTCTTCGCGGGCCTCGCCCAGCAGGCCGGCGCCAAGTGGTGGACGACCTCCGGCGACAAGTGGAAGGTCGCCATCGACGACCCGGCGACGAAGAAGGTCGCGAGCTTCTGGGGCGGCCTCGTCAAGGAGGGCGCCATCGACAACCAGCCGATGTACACGCCCGCCTGGAACAAGGCGCTCGACACCGGCAAGCAGATCGCCTGGGTCTCCGCCGTGTGGGCGCCCGGCACGCTCTCCTCCGCCGCCCCCTCCACCAAGGGCAAGTGGGCCGTGGCCCCGCTCCCCCAGTGGACGTCGAGCGGCAGCGTCACCGGCAGCTGGGGCGGCTCCTCCACCGGCGTCACCAACGACTCCAAGCACAAGACGGCCGCCGCGAAGTTCGCGACCTGGCTGAACACGAACGGCGACGCCCTGAACGCCCTCGCCAAGGAGGGCGGCATCTACCCGGCGTCCACCTCCGCCCAGCTCTCCGGCGCCTTCACCCGGCCGCCGGAGTACTTCACCAACCAGCCCGACTTCTACAAGATCGCCGCGAACGTCGCCAAGACGACCGCGCCCTCGGCCTGGGGCCCGAACGTCAACGTCGCCTACACGACGTTCAAGGACGCGTTCGCCACCGCCGCGAAGAACAAGTCGGACTTCACGGCCGCGCTCGCCAAGATGCAGGCGGACACCGTCGCCGACATGAAGAAGCAGGGCTTCGAGGTCTCCGAGTGA
- a CDS encoding glycoside hydrolase family 53 protein: MFHPRRTLKALLPPLAAGLALTALPAPSAYAASTLTNGGFESDGTGTATPAGWSTYSAGGQNSASFTEAGGHGGSYRLTQWASSAYKVETYQYLSGLTNGNYTLTAWVRSGGGQNAAYIALKNCGSAEQRTDIPVSSSGWIRIVTPVNVTNNQCTISINSDANAGNWINVDDLTFSAGTTGTSIHGSDISSLAKSEAKGGVYKNASGTTGDAINILKNAGMNYARLKVWVNPADGYNDKAHVLALAKRIKASGMRLLVDFHYSDKWADPGAQSKPAAWASHSYSQLRTDVYNHTYDVLNALKAQGTTADMVQVGNEINGGMLWNEGSTSNWTQLAGLLNSGYDAVKAVNSSTTVALHLAKGGDLSGTRWWFDSAVSNGVKFDAIGLSYYGYWHGPLSDFQTTLDDAAARYGKPVFVAETAYPFTLAQDDSLENQIDLSSELVSGYPATVAGQTRWMNDIASIVEAVPNGRGLGVFYWEATWTAVTGNGWDPADASSGNGWENQALFGYDDRALASMSWFKHR, translated from the coding sequence ATGTTCCATCCCAGACGCACCCTCAAGGCCCTGCTGCCGCCGCTGGCCGCGGGCCTCGCCCTCACCGCCCTGCCCGCGCCGAGCGCCTACGCCGCCTCGACGCTCACCAACGGCGGCTTCGAGTCCGACGGCACCGGCACCGCCACCCCCGCGGGCTGGTCCACCTACTCGGCCGGCGGACAGAACTCCGCCTCCTTCACCGAGGCCGGCGGGCACGGCGGCAGCTACCGCCTCACGCAATGGGCGTCCTCCGCCTACAAGGTGGAGACGTACCAGTACCTCTCCGGGCTCACCAACGGCAACTACACGCTGACCGCGTGGGTGCGCTCCGGAGGCGGGCAGAACGCGGCGTACATCGCGCTCAAGAATTGCGGGAGCGCCGAGCAGCGTACGGACATACCGGTGTCGTCAAGCGGTTGGATCCGCATTGTCACGCCGGTCAACGTGACGAACAACCAGTGCACCATCAGCATCAACAGTGACGCGAACGCCGGTAACTGGATCAATGTTGACGACCTGACGTTCAGTGCAGGGACCACCGGTACATCGATCCATGGTTCCGACATCTCCTCCCTCGCCAAGAGCGAGGCCAAGGGCGGCGTCTACAAGAACGCCTCCGGCACCACCGGCGACGCGATCAACATCCTCAAGAACGCCGGCATGAACTACGCGCGCCTCAAGGTCTGGGTCAACCCCGCCGACGGCTACAACGACAAGGCGCACGTCCTCGCCCTCGCCAAGCGGATCAAGGCGTCCGGCATGAGGCTGCTGGTCGACTTCCACTACTCGGACAAGTGGGCCGACCCCGGCGCCCAGTCCAAGCCCGCCGCCTGGGCGAGCCACAGCTACAGCCAGCTCAGGACGGACGTCTACAACCACACGTACGACGTGCTGAACGCGTTGAAGGCGCAGGGCACCACCGCCGACATGGTCCAGGTCGGCAACGAGATCAACGGCGGCATGCTGTGGAACGAGGGTTCCACCAGCAACTGGACGCAGCTCGCCGGGCTCCTCAACAGCGGCTACGACGCCGTCAAGGCGGTCAACTCGTCCACCACGGTCGCCCTGCACCTCGCCAAGGGCGGCGACCTGTCCGGCACGCGCTGGTGGTTCGACAGCGCCGTCTCCAACGGCGTGAAGTTCGACGCGATCGGACTGTCGTACTACGGCTACTGGCACGGCCCGCTCTCGGACTTCCAGACGACCCTGGACGACGCGGCGGCCCGCTACGGCAAGCCGGTGTTCGTCGCCGAGACGGCGTACCCGTTCACGCTCGCCCAGGACGACTCCCTGGAGAACCAGATCGACCTGAGCAGCGAACTGGTCAGCGGCTACCCGGCCACTGTCGCGGGCCAGACCCGGTGGATGAACGACATCGCCAGCATCGTCGAGGCCGTCCCCAACGGCCGCGGCCTGGGCGTCTTCTACTGGGAGGCCACCTGGACCGCCGTCACCGGCAACGGCTGGGACCCCGCCGACGCCTCCTCGGGCAACGGCTGGGAGAACCAGGCCCTGTTCGGCTACGACGACCGGGCCCTCGCCTCGATGTCCTGGTTCAAGCACCGGTAG
- a CDS encoding DedA family protein, which translates to MPLMFSALPEEPAGGIAGWAADLVDTLGGPGAGLAIALENLFPPLPSEVILPLTGFAAGQGVLSLASALFWTTLGSVVGAVALYGIGAWFGRERVHALWARLPLVKASDLERTEVWFARHGTKAVLFGRLVPVFRSLISVPAGVERMPLAVFVPLTALGSLFWNSVLVTAGYWLGDRWEVVETYVGVLSKVVLVLVVVACAGYVGSRVRGRNQGLHRRG; encoded by the coding sequence ATGCCTCTGATGTTCTCGGCTCTGCCCGAGGAGCCCGCCGGCGGGATCGCGGGCTGGGCCGCCGATCTCGTGGACACCCTGGGTGGCCCGGGGGCCGGCCTCGCCATCGCGCTGGAGAACCTGTTCCCGCCGCTGCCGAGCGAGGTGATCCTGCCGCTCACCGGGTTCGCGGCGGGGCAGGGGGTGCTGAGTCTGGCGTCCGCGTTGTTCTGGACGACGCTCGGTTCGGTCGTCGGGGCCGTCGCCCTGTACGGGATCGGCGCCTGGTTCGGCCGGGAGCGTGTGCACGCGCTGTGGGCGCGGCTGCCGTTGGTGAAGGCGTCCGATCTGGAGCGGACGGAGGTGTGGTTCGCGCGGCACGGGACGAAGGCGGTGCTGTTCGGGCGGTTGGTGCCGGTCTTCCGGAGTCTGATCTCGGTCCCGGCGGGGGTGGAGCGGATGCCGCTCGCGGTGTTCGTGCCGCTGACCGCGCTGGGCAGCCTCTTCTGGAACTCCGTTCTGGTGACGGCGGGTTACTGGCTCGGGGACCGGTGGGAGGTGGTGGAGACGTATGTGGGGGTGCTGTCGAAGGTGGTGCTGGTGCTGGTCGTCGTCGCGTGCGCGGGGTATGTCGGTTCGCGGGTGCGGGGCCGCAACCAGGGCCTGCACAGGCGTGGTTGA
- a CDS encoding carbohydrate ABC transporter permease, producing MKTARRQSYGVKSAPYGFLLPGIILFALFFALPIGYALYLSFRKVHVSGLGLGSGARKEVWAGLENYSDALSDSELLHGALRVFGYGLIVVPVMLGLALLFALMLDADKVRFTPFTRLAIFLPYAIPGVVAALLWGFLYLPDVSPFYWVLDKLGMPQPDLLDGGPLYLALSNIAVWGGTGFNMIVIYTALQAIPVEVYEAAKLDGATPLQIALRIKIPMVAPSLVLTFFFSIIATLQVFNEPTTLKPLTNSVSTTWSPLMKVYQDAFGNGDIYRASAQAVIIAFATLVLSFGFLRAANRRSKQEEGAR from the coding sequence GTGAAAACCGCACGCCGGCAGTCGTACGGGGTCAAGTCGGCCCCGTACGGCTTCCTCCTCCCCGGAATCATCCTGTTCGCCCTCTTCTTCGCCCTGCCCATCGGCTACGCCCTCTACCTGAGCTTCCGCAAGGTCCACGTCTCGGGCCTGGGCCTCGGCTCGGGGGCGCGGAAAGAGGTCTGGGCGGGCCTGGAGAACTACTCCGACGCCCTCTCCGACAGCGAGCTGCTGCACGGCGCGCTGCGCGTCTTCGGGTACGGCCTCATCGTCGTCCCCGTCATGCTGGGCCTCGCGCTGCTGTTCGCGCTGATGCTCGACGCGGACAAGGTGCGCTTCACGCCGTTCACGCGGCTCGCGATCTTCCTGCCGTACGCGATCCCCGGCGTGGTCGCCGCACTGCTGTGGGGCTTCCTGTACCTGCCGGACGTCAGCCCGTTCTACTGGGTGCTCGACAAGCTGGGGATGCCGCAGCCGGACCTGCTGGACGGCGGGCCGCTGTACCTCGCGCTGTCGAACATCGCGGTGTGGGGCGGCACCGGCTTCAACATGATCGTCATCTACACCGCGCTCCAGGCGATCCCCGTCGAGGTGTACGAGGCCGCCAAGCTCGACGGGGCGACGCCGCTGCAGATCGCGCTGAGGATCAAGATCCCGATGGTGGCGCCGTCGCTGGTGCTCACCTTCTTCTTCTCGATCATCGCCACGCTCCAGGTGTTCAACGAGCCGACGACCCTCAAACCGCTCACCAACTCCGTGTCCACGACGTGGAGTCCGCTGATGAAGGTCTACCAGGACGCCTTCGGCAACGGTGACATCTACCGGGCGTCCGCCCAGGCCGTGATCATCGCCTTCGCCACGCTGGTGCTCTCCTTCGGCTTCCTGCGCGCCGCGAACCGCCGTTCCAAGCAGGAGGAGGGAGCCCGATGA
- a CDS encoding carbohydrate ABC transporter permease — MSSLAVHKVPSAAGTTGTAHKKPPLRRRIALLPTVTLLIGAVYCLLPVAWVVIASTKSGTELFSTFTFWPGSGLVDNVKELNAYRDGVYWQWMGNSALYAGLGALLSTCVSAFSGYALAIYRFRGRESMFNVLLAGVLMPPIILAVPQYLLMAKAGVTDSYVSVLLPQILSPYGVYLARIYASAAVPADVVEAGRMDGASEWRIFTRIALPMMVPGLVTVFLFQFVAIWNNFLLPYIMLSDDTKFPITLGLFTLLKQGAAAPALYTLVITGAFLAVLPLVALFLVIQRFWSLDLLSGAVKS, encoded by the coding sequence ATGAGTTCTCTTGCCGTCCACAAGGTCCCCTCGGCCGCAGGTACTACGGGTACGGCCCACAAAAAGCCTCCACTGCGCCGCCGGATCGCGCTGCTCCCGACCGTCACCCTGCTCATCGGGGCCGTCTACTGCCTGCTGCCGGTCGCCTGGGTGGTCATCGCGTCCACCAAGTCCGGCACCGAACTCTTCTCGACGTTCACGTTCTGGCCGGGTTCGGGCCTCGTCGACAACGTCAAGGAGCTCAACGCCTACCGCGACGGCGTCTACTGGCAGTGGATGGGCAACTCCGCCCTGTACGCCGGACTCGGCGCGCTGCTGTCGACGTGCGTGTCCGCGTTCAGCGGCTACGCGCTCGCGATCTACCGGTTCCGGGGCCGCGAGTCGATGTTCAACGTCCTGCTCGCGGGCGTCCTGATGCCGCCGATCATCCTCGCCGTCCCGCAGTACCTGCTGATGGCGAAAGCCGGCGTCACCGACTCCTACGTCTCGGTGCTGCTGCCGCAGATCCTCTCCCCCTACGGCGTCTACCTGGCCCGTATCTACGCGAGCGCGGCCGTCCCGGCGGACGTCGTCGAGGCGGGCCGGATGGACGGCGCGAGTGAGTGGCGGATCTTCACCCGGATCGCGCTGCCGATGATGGTGCCCGGCCTGGTGACGGTGTTCCTGTTCCAGTTCGTCGCGATCTGGAACAACTTCCTGCTGCCGTACATCATGCTCAGCGACGACACCAAGTTCCCCATCACGCTCGGTCTGTTCACCCTTCTCAAGCAGGGCGCCGCGGCCCCCGCCCTCTACACGCTGGTGATCACCGGCGCGTTCCTCGCGGTGCTCCCGCTGGTCGCGCTCTTCCTGGTCATCCAGCGGTTCTGGAGCCTCGATCTGCTCTCGGGAGCCGTAAAGTCATGA
- a CDS encoding RNA-guided endonuclease InsQ/TnpB family protein, translated as MKRQRGHKARLYLTPSQLATADGQGHAARAMWNCLHSWWTMLPKDKRTLQAADAAIRQSRKDLDFLGALPAQAAQQVLKTYFRAWVNCWEGRAGEPNFKARFRSRMAIDIPQGRDLQIVRLGRRWGRMWAPKIGHVLFRWTKDLPVGKRAGKSNKVTGARLVKEADGWHVVFRVQTEVPDPEPHTGPTVGIDRGITKPLALSDGTFREHGDWLTPGESERLRRLEKESARKRHTRKKGEKTSRRLARTYDQIAQLRAKAKRRAVDWQHKTTTTVAETFSRAGVEDLAITNMVKSAKGTVEAPGTRVRQKAGLNRSIAQEAWGRTVTLLEYKMADRGGIVVKVPAPNTSRRCSACGFITLGSRETQARFVCKNPDCGFECNADTNASRNIDHAAGLAVSGRGAVADGQAEKRQPPAQPRAA; from the coding sequence TTGAAGCGTCAGCGCGGCCATAAGGCGCGTCTGTACCTGACCCCCTCCCAGCTCGCGACGGCCGACGGGCAGGGGCACGCGGCCCGCGCCATGTGGAACTGCCTGCACTCCTGGTGGACGATGCTCCCCAAGGACAAGCGCACCCTTCAGGCGGCCGACGCCGCGATACGGCAGTCCCGTAAAGACCTCGACTTCCTCGGCGCTCTGCCCGCGCAGGCCGCTCAGCAGGTCCTCAAGACGTACTTCCGCGCCTGGGTGAACTGCTGGGAAGGCCGGGCCGGCGAACCGAACTTCAAGGCCCGGTTCCGCTCCCGCATGGCCATCGACATCCCCCAGGGGCGCGACCTCCAGATCGTGCGCCTGGGCCGCCGGTGGGGCCGCATGTGGGCACCGAAGATCGGGCACGTGCTGTTCCGCTGGACCAAAGACCTCCCCGTCGGCAAGCGCGCCGGCAAGTCGAACAAGGTCACCGGCGCCCGGCTGGTGAAGGAGGCCGACGGCTGGCACGTCGTCTTCCGCGTCCAGACCGAGGTACCCGACCCCGAGCCCCACACCGGCCCCACGGTCGGCATCGACCGGGGCATCACCAAGCCCCTCGCCCTCTCCGACGGCACGTTCCGCGAACACGGGGACTGGCTGACGCCTGGCGAGAGTGAACGTCTGCGCCGCCTGGAGAAGGAGTCCGCCCGCAAACGCCACACCCGAAAGAAGGGCGAGAAGACGTCCAGGCGTCTCGCCCGCACCTATGACCAGATCGCCCAGCTCCGCGCAAAAGCCAAGCGCCGGGCCGTCGACTGGCAGCACAAGACCACCACCACTGTCGCCGAGACGTTCTCCCGGGCCGGAGTGGAAGACCTGGCCATCACCAACATGGTCAAGTCCGCCAAGGGCACCGTGGAAGCCCCCGGTACACGCGTCCGCCAGAAGGCAGGACTCAACCGCTCCATCGCCCAGGAAGCATGGGGCCGCACGGTCACCCTCCTCGAATACAAGATGGCCGACCGAGGCGGAATCGTGGTGAAGGTACCCGCACCGAACACCTCGCGCCGCTGCTCGGCCTGCGGCTTCATCACCCTCGGCAGCCGGGAGACCCAAGCGCGCTTCGTGTGCAAGAACCCCGACTGCGGTTTCGAGTGCAACGCGGACACCAACGCATCGAGGAACATCGATCACGCCGCCGGACTGGCGGTGTCAGGGCGTGGAGCCGTAGCCGATGGGCAGGCTGAGAAGCGTCAACCACCCGCTCAGCCGCGCGCGGCCTGA
- a CDS encoding VOC family protein has translation MRIHLTNVFVDDQEKAARFYTDVLGFVTKHDVPVGADRWLTVVAADAPDGPELLLEPSGHPAVGPYKAALYADGIPAASFAVDDVRAEHTRLSGLGVRFTQEPVDAGPVVVAVLDDTCGNLIQLMETK, from the coding sequence ATGCGGATCCATCTGACCAACGTGTTCGTCGACGACCAGGAGAAGGCCGCGCGCTTCTACACCGACGTCCTCGGCTTCGTGACGAAGCACGACGTCCCGGTCGGCGCCGACCGGTGGCTGACGGTCGTCGCCGCCGACGCGCCCGACGGCCCCGAACTCCTCCTGGAGCCCTCCGGTCACCCCGCGGTGGGCCCCTACAAGGCGGCGCTGTACGCGGACGGCATCCCGGCGGCCTCGTTCGCGGTGGACGACGTGCGGGCCGAGCACACACGCCTGTCGGGGCTCGGCGTGCGGTTCACACAGGAGCCGGTGGACGCGGGCCCGGTCGTCGTCGCCGTCCTGGACGACACGTGCGGGAACCTGATCCAGTTGATGGAGACGAAGTAG
- a CDS encoding MarR family winged helix-turn-helix transcriptional regulator, which produces MAANATATALEDRWRDILAAHARTLCEIDRALHPHGLGASDFEVLDLLAAENPQAGDQCRVQNLVGRVHLSQSALSRLIGRLEKDGLVERTVCAEDRRGVWVSLTGKGRALHARVLPLQRAALERSLGQVPGQALGQG; this is translated from the coding sequence ATGGCAGCGAACGCGACCGCGACGGCCCTTGAGGACCGGTGGCGGGACATCCTGGCAGCACACGCCCGTACCCTCTGCGAGATCGACCGCGCCCTGCACCCCCACGGCCTCGGCGCCAGCGACTTCGAGGTCCTGGACCTCCTCGCCGCCGAGAACCCGCAGGCCGGCGACCAGTGCCGCGTCCAGAACCTCGTCGGCCGCGTCCACCTCAGTCAGAGCGCCCTCTCCCGGCTCATCGGCCGGCTGGAGAAGGACGGCCTGGTGGAGCGCACGGTGTGTGCCGAGGACCGGCGGGGCGTGTGGGTGTCGCTGACCGGGAAGGGGCGGGCGCTGCACGCGCGGGTGCTGCCGTTGCAGCGGGCGGCGCTGGAGCGGTCGCTCGGGCAGGTTCCCGGCCAGGCGCTCGGCCAGGGGTGA
- a CDS encoding beta-galactosidase — protein sequence MPETSPKGLTRLAFGGDYNPEQWPETVWQEDVRLMREAGVTMVSVGIFSWALLEPARGAYDFGWLDRIIGLLHDNGIRVDLATPTVVPPVWFYREHPEALPVAADGTRYAFGSRGAICHSNTDYRAAAANITTRLAERYGDHPALAMWHVHNEYGVPVSACYCDSCAAHFRRWLERTYGTIEAVNTAWGTAFWGQRYASFDDINPPRTAPTVGNPGQALDYKRFADATMRENFRAERDILHRLAPDVPVTTNFMTALSQCDSVDYWAWGREVDIVTNDHYLITDGRRTHVNLAMAADLTRSVGAGAPWLLLEHSTSGINWQPRNPAKAPGQMARNSLAHVARGSEGAMFFQWRQSRRGAEKFHSSMVPHGGTDTRVWREVVELGACLDSLTSIKGSRTEADVAVLWDWQSWWAQNLAWRPSEDADARERADAFYEALYDRHLTVDFAHPESDLSTYPMVVVPALYLMTEAAGANLRAYVEGGGTLVVSFFSGIVDEHDAVHDGAYPGALRDVLGLTVEEFSPLLEGESVRLTGPDGAELTGDVWSEFVVPRGAETVWSFTDGLAAGRPAVTRHRLGRGSAWYVATRLGADGLDTLLAGAAADAGIAPRDLPRDVEVVRRSGESADHLFAINHTDADVKVALETSGTELLTGERATGHLAVPAGAVRVVRLDG from the coding sequence ATGCCGGAGACCAGCCCCAAGGGCCTGACCAGGCTCGCCTTCGGTGGGGACTACAACCCGGAGCAGTGGCCGGAAACCGTCTGGCAGGAGGACGTCCGCCTCATGCGCGAGGCCGGCGTCACCATGGTCAGCGTCGGCATCTTCTCCTGGGCCCTCCTGGAGCCCGCGCGCGGCGCGTACGACTTCGGCTGGCTCGACCGGATCATCGGCCTGCTGCACGACAACGGCATCCGGGTCGACCTCGCCACCCCCACGGTCGTCCCGCCCGTGTGGTTCTACCGCGAGCATCCCGAGGCCCTGCCGGTCGCGGCCGACGGCACCCGCTACGCGTTCGGCTCTCGCGGCGCCATCTGCCACAGCAACACCGACTACCGCGCCGCCGCCGCGAACATCACCACGCGGCTCGCCGAGCGCTACGGCGACCACCCGGCGCTCGCGATGTGGCACGTCCACAACGAGTACGGCGTCCCCGTCTCCGCGTGCTACTGCGACTCCTGCGCCGCCCACTTCCGCCGCTGGCTGGAGCGCACCTACGGCACCATCGAGGCCGTCAACACGGCCTGGGGCACCGCCTTCTGGGGCCAGCGCTACGCGAGCTTCGACGACATCAACCCGCCGCGCACCGCCCCGACCGTCGGCAACCCCGGCCAGGCCCTCGACTACAAGCGGTTCGCGGACGCCACGATGCGCGAGAACTTCCGCGCGGAGCGGGACATCCTGCACCGCCTCGCGCCGGACGTCCCCGTGACGACGAACTTCATGACCGCCCTCAGCCAGTGCGACTCCGTCGACTACTGGGCCTGGGGCCGCGAGGTCGACATCGTCACCAACGACCACTACCTGATCACCGACGGCCGCCGCACCCACGTCAACCTCGCGATGGCCGCCGACCTCACCCGCTCCGTCGGCGCCGGCGCCCCCTGGCTCCTCCTGGAGCACTCCACCTCGGGCATCAACTGGCAGCCCCGCAACCCCGCGAAGGCGCCCGGCCAGATGGCCCGCAACTCCCTCGCGCACGTCGCCCGCGGCTCCGAGGGCGCGATGTTCTTCCAGTGGCGCCAGTCCCGGCGCGGCGCCGAGAAGTTCCACTCCTCGATGGTCCCGCACGGCGGCACCGACACGCGCGTGTGGCGCGAGGTCGTCGAACTCGGCGCCTGTCTCGACTCGTTGACGTCCATCAAGGGCTCGCGCACCGAGGCCGACGTCGCCGTCCTGTGGGACTGGCAGTCCTGGTGGGCGCAGAACCTCGCCTGGCGGCCCAGCGAGGACGCCGACGCGCGCGAGCGCGCCGACGCCTTCTACGAGGCCCTGTACGACCGCCACCTCACCGTCGACTTCGCCCACCCGGAGTCCGACCTGTCGACGTACCCGATGGTCGTCGTCCCCGCCCTCTACCTGATGACCGAGGCCGCCGGGGCCAACCTCCGCGCCTACGTCGAGGGCGGCGGCACCCTCGTCGTCTCCTTCTTCTCCGGCATCGTCGACGAGCACGACGCCGTGCACGACGGCGCCTACCCGGGCGCCCTGCGTGACGTCCTCGGCCTCACGGTGGAGGAGTTCTCGCCGCTGCTGGAGGGCGAGTCCGTCCGGCTCACCGGTCCCGACGGGGCCGAGCTGACCGGCGACGTGTGGAGTGAGTTCGTCGTGCCGCGCGGCGCCGAGACCGTCTGGTCGTTCACCGACGGCCTCGCCGCGGGCCGGCCCGCCGTCACCCGCCACCGCCTCGGCCGGGGCAGCGCCTGGTACGTCGCCACCCGCCTCGGCGCCGACGGCCTCGACACGCTGCTCGCCGGTGCCGCCGCCGACGCCGGGATCGCGCCGCGCGACCTGCCCCGCGACGTCGAGGTCGTGCGCCGCTCCGGCGAGAGCGCCGACCACCTCTTCGCGATCAACCACACCGACGCCGACGTCAAGGTGGCGCTGGAGACCTCCGGCACCGAACTCCTGACGGGCGAGCGCGCCACCGGCCACCTCGCGGTCCCCGCGGGCGCCGTCCGGGTCGTGCGCCTCGACGGCTGA
- a CDS encoding LacI family DNA-binding transcriptional regulator — translation MTMSTPGGRRKPPTIHDVAREAGVSRGTVSRVLNGGHYVSPSAQEAVNAAIRKTGYVVNRHARSLITGRSDSVGFLLTEPQERFFEDPNFNVLLSNCTQALAAHDIPLLLMLAGTEDERRRITRYITAGHVDGVLLVSSHSGDRVAEELRAAGVPLVQCGKPMGLRSKVSYVAADDRDGARDMVRHLLSLGRRRIGVVSGPLDTPGGVDRLAGYKEILTEAGVGIDERLIVDGDYSRASGEAGAERLLAQAPDLDAMFVASDLMAQGALAALKRAGRRVPEDVSVGGFDDSAAALEATPALTTVRQPYDRISTEMVRVLLAQIGGEDPAAVILPTELVKRDST, via the coding sequence ATGACCATGAGCACTCCGGGGGGCAGGCGCAAGCCGCCGACCATCCACGACGTGGCACGCGAGGCCGGTGTCTCCCGGGGCACGGTCTCGCGCGTCCTCAACGGCGGCCACTACGTGAGCCCTTCGGCCCAGGAGGCGGTCAACGCCGCGATCCGCAAGACGGGTTACGTCGTCAACCGGCACGCCCGCTCGCTCATCACCGGGCGATCGGACTCCGTGGGCTTCCTCCTGACGGAGCCTCAGGAGCGGTTCTTCGAGGACCCCAACTTCAACGTGCTCCTCAGCAACTGCACCCAGGCGCTCGCCGCGCACGACATCCCGCTGCTGCTGATGCTGGCCGGCACGGAGGACGAGCGGCGCCGCATCACGCGGTACATCACCGCCGGTCACGTCGACGGGGTGCTGCTGGTCTCCAGCCACTCCGGGGACCGGGTCGCCGAGGAGCTGCGCGCGGCGGGCGTCCCGCTCGTGCAGTGCGGCAAGCCCATGGGGCTGCGCTCCAAGGTGAGTTACGTGGCGGCCGACGACCGTGACGGCGCCCGGGACATGGTCCGCCACCTGCTGTCGCTGGGGCGGCGCCGGATCGGCGTGGTCAGCGGCCCACTGGACACGCCCGGCGGCGTCGACCGGCTCGCCGGGTACAAGGAGATCCTGACGGAGGCGGGCGTCGGGATCGACGAACGGCTCATCGTCGACGGCGACTACAGCCGTGCCAGCGGTGAGGCGGGCGCGGAGCGGCTGCTCGCGCAGGCCCCCGACCTCGACGCGATGTTCGTCGCCTCCGACCTGATGGCGCAGGGCGCGCTCGCGGCGCTGAAGCGGGCGGGGCGCCGGGTCCCCGAGGACGTGTCGGTGGGCGGTTTCGACGACTCCGCCGCCGCCCTGGAGGCGACGCCGGCCCTGACGACCGTCCGCCAGCCCTACGACCGGATCAGCACCGAGATGGTCCGAGTGCTGCTCGCGCAGATCGGCGGGGAGGACCCGGCGGCGGTGATCCTGCCGACGGAGCTGGTGAAGCGGGACTCGACGTGA